One Schlesneria paludicola DSM 18645 DNA segment encodes these proteins:
- a CDS encoding regulator of G-protein signaling domain-containing protein, whose translation MNRDIAGLETLMTLPGIGIPELLFMVPLAIVILTFWIVVVAVILRIVGYKPSVATVNVSDLALPYLRDAVRTIGRFAIAPTGVILLFVLLNQNANWNWQSLSIFDQGYDILRPPAERANITTTALNVTAMPVSNSTANRPAWTQQSEETTPEMKRVVLSSRLWSTPLEADNELRVKVTQMLRADFDQRHHSWLDPKALRCLSESRIVEVAVKDRYLEGVEQDFGTFSSPMNRLWWQVEISPIVRTELYEDWRQAVVQNRVFALGAGLSFATMGFSALGMFAALHGLTRSRRLQFFGALAGITAVLLWCGTFLSLTALLMK comes from the coding sequence ATGAATCGTGACATCGCCGGACTGGAGACTCTCATGACATTGCCTGGAATTGGAATTCCCGAACTTCTCTTCATGGTGCCGCTGGCCATTGTCATCCTGACATTTTGGATTGTCGTCGTGGCGGTCATCTTGCGGATTGTCGGGTACAAGCCCTCTGTCGCGACCGTGAACGTGAGCGATCTTGCTCTTCCGTATCTCCGCGACGCCGTCCGCACGATCGGCCGATTTGCCATCGCTCCCACCGGAGTCATACTCCTGTTTGTGTTGCTCAACCAGAACGCGAATTGGAATTGGCAGTCACTTTCGATCTTCGATCAGGGATATGACATCTTGCGCCCGCCCGCAGAACGAGCCAACATCACGACAACGGCTCTCAACGTTACCGCGATGCCGGTTTCCAACTCGACGGCGAATCGTCCCGCATGGACGCAGCAGTCCGAAGAAACGACGCCCGAGATGAAACGGGTCGTCCTTTCGAGCCGATTGTGGAGCACGCCCTTAGAAGCCGACAACGAACTTCGGGTGAAGGTCACTCAGATGCTTCGTGCGGACTTCGATCAACGCCACCACAGTTGGCTCGACCCAAAGGCACTGCGTTGCCTGAGCGAATCACGTATCGTGGAGGTCGCCGTCAAAGATCGTTATCTCGAAGGGGTGGAACAAGATTTCGGCACGTTTTCATCTCCGATGAATCGACTCTGGTGGCAGGTCGAGATCTCGCCCATCGTGCGAACCGAGCTTTACGAAGACTGGAGACAGGCCGTCGTTCAGAACCGCGTGTTTGCGCTGGGGGCGGGGCTTTCGTTCGCGACGATGGGATTCAGCGCGCTCGGCATGTTCGCCGCTCTTCATGGCCTGACACGATCACGCCGGCTTCAATTCTTCGGCGCCCTGGCGGGCATTACCGCCGTGCTGCTCTGGTGCGGCACCTTCCTGTCGCTGACGGCCTTGCTGATGAAATAA
- a CDS encoding serine/threonine protein kinase translates to MRFQSHHTLTFLADRMRFTYHTGARPLAGYTIQRGIHRGGFGEVYFAHSDAGKEVALKLLHHEERDVEIRGVTQCLNLKHPNLVSLYDLKTDSLGDRWIVMEYVSGSSLEDVLVSFPNGLPPDEVRDWLKGLVAGVAYLHERGIVHRDLKPANVYRENGIVKIGDVGLSKRIDSDRQRLQTQSVGTVYYMAPEVANGQYGPGVDVYSLGVMLYELITGKLPFQGETTAEILMKHLTVQPDLTPIPKSLRPVLARALEKDPGKRTSTVRALERDFANAQGSPDPLEIPASSFVPSIAARTSVDPTVNAAATNSSSRTIPALDQQNHALPASSEWYRRPPIILILAALALLFSLRIAVINSDMLKSALRQQSVSSIAMMLALITVSALVVRRAIRPSHPINNGRPSFAPPLARNALKTPPPLNRSGTTTGHSAIEISDVARRCGAAALIATAVSLTACLMLEIIKTSSPTPTKEHVAHFVATTIVCSWLLLISQSVADRWGWKKRARWRVRVIAGLMCGTFAFFVDRFLLISTPETAFISKSLVKSVGSQPLTVAGTESTWLGYALFFAILFGLRRWSREMDFHRRHRIQIYPVFAAALTAFLASVIISFPQWYAILWAGAISTTVQLATDYRPFEKRSRPGSMR, encoded by the coding sequence GTGCGTTTTCAATCGCATCACACTCTGACTTTTCTGGCTGATCGCATGCGATTCACCTACCACACCGGAGCCAGGCCCCTCGCGGGTTACACGATCCAACGCGGCATTCACCGTGGTGGCTTCGGTGAAGTTTACTTTGCGCACAGTGACGCCGGGAAAGAAGTCGCGCTGAAACTGCTGCATCATGAGGAACGCGACGTCGAAATTCGGGGCGTCACCCAGTGCTTGAACCTCAAGCATCCCAATCTCGTCTCGCTTTACGACCTGAAGACAGACAGCCTGGGCGATCGCTGGATCGTGATGGAGTACGTGTCGGGATCGAGCCTTGAAGATGTGCTCGTTTCGTTTCCCAACGGTTTGCCGCCAGACGAAGTGCGAGACTGGCTGAAGGGTCTTGTCGCCGGAGTGGCCTATTTGCACGAGCGGGGAATCGTGCATCGCGACCTCAAGCCAGCCAACGTCTATCGCGAAAACGGCATCGTCAAGATTGGCGACGTGGGCCTTTCGAAGCGAATCGACAGCGATCGACAACGATTGCAGACGCAAAGCGTCGGCACGGTCTACTACATGGCGCCCGAAGTGGCCAATGGTCAGTACGGCCCTGGTGTGGATGTCTATTCGCTGGGTGTCATGTTATATGAACTGATCACCGGCAAGCTCCCATTTCAGGGTGAGACGACCGCCGAAATCCTCATGAAGCATTTGACCGTCCAGCCTGATCTGACCCCGATTCCCAAATCCTTGCGGCCCGTGTTGGCCCGAGCCTTGGAGAAAGATCCCGGCAAGCGGACATCGACGGTTCGCGCGTTGGAACGGGACTTTGCCAACGCACAGGGATCGCCCGATCCGCTTGAGATCCCCGCATCCTCGTTCGTTCCTTCGATCGCAGCGCGCACTTCAGTCGACCCCACCGTCAATGCAGCAGCCACGAACAGTTCGAGCAGGACTATTCCTGCATTGGACCAACAGAATCACGCCCTACCTGCTTCGTCAGAATGGTACCGCAGGCCGCCGATCATCCTCATCCTGGCCGCGCTGGCTTTGCTGTTTTCATTGAGAATCGCCGTCATCAACTCTGACATGTTGAAATCTGCACTCAGGCAACAGAGCGTATCCAGCATTGCCATGATGCTGGCGTTGATCACAGTGTCCGCCCTTGTTGTTCGGCGTGCGATACGCCCATCCCATCCCATCAACAATGGCCGTCCGTCGTTTGCGCCGCCGCTTGCCCGCAATGCGTTGAAAACGCCACCTCCGCTGAACCGATCAGGAACGACGACGGGCCATTCCGCCATCGAGATTTCTGATGTTGCACGGCGGTGCGGAGCGGCCGCATTGATTGCGACCGCCGTTTCATTAACGGCCTGTCTGATGCTGGAAATCATCAAAACGTCGTCTCCCACCCCCACCAAAGAGCACGTCGCGCACTTCGTCGCAACAACAATCGTCTGTTCCTGGCTGTTACTGATTTCACAGTCTGTCGCAGATCGCTGGGGATGGAAGAAGCGCGCGCGATGGCGAGTGCGAGTGATTGCGGGATTGATGTGTGGAACGTTTGCGTTCTTCGTCGATCGCTTTCTGCTCATCAGCACGCCGGAAACCGCGTTCATTTCCAAATCGTTGGTGAAGTCGGTAGGATCGCAACCGCTGACCGTCGCAGGGACCGAATCGACGTGGCTCGGATATGCCCTCTTTTTCGCCATCCTGTTTGGACTTCGACGCTGGTCGCGCGAAATGGATTTCCATCGGCGACATCGCATTCAAATCTATCCCGTTTTCGCCGCAGCGCTCACCGCGTTTTTGGCATCGGTGATCATCTCGTTCCCGCAGTGGTACGCGATTCTTTGGGCGGGCGCGATCTCGACCACAGTCCAACTCGCGACGGACTATCGGCCATTTGAAAAGCGGTCGCGTCCAGGAAGCATGCGATGA
- a CDS encoding redoxin domain-containing protein, which translates to MRQIGLTLLIVAGLASQVWSSDTATPILGQKVAEFTLKDARGKPYSLSQFATKPIVVLAVLGTECPLAKQYAIKLQKLAEQYEDRGVVVLALDANRQDSLVEIAAFAKTNSLTFPILKDLNQQVADAIGATRTPEVVVLDAQRVVRYRGRVDDQFAVGGKSRKVATRDDLKIALDELLSGKVVSVPETSAIGCLIGRAREAKNDATVTYSNQVARVLQKHCVECHRPGEIAPFSLTDYQEVAGWADMMVEVTRSQQMPPWHASPEFGHFANERRMAPEELQILQDWAAAGAPEGNPADLPAPKTYTEGWQLPRQPDHVVWMSDKTFKVPDTGTVKYQYFAVDAGFAEDKWVTAAEVIPGNRAVVHHVIVFMSTDDKVSDEERQFVTAYVPGLRVTPLPKGMAKRVPKGAKFIFQMHYTPNGVATEDRSQVGLIFADSADIQYEVKTAVNVNRRFKIQPQLDNQAFDSREVTFPIDVKLLSLSPHMHLRGKSFRYELTLPDGTTETLLDVPHYDFNWQTGYRLSEPRTLPKGAKIKSFAAFDNSPNNLANPDPSKTVTWGEQSWDEMLLGYFDIAIDRKTSDAMAQTAASGSKPRDPQEVVKRVLQAVDKNKDGKVTRDEIGPTQKPLFDKLDTDKNDIVTREEILKGLPELMKLFPLQL; encoded by the coding sequence ATGCGTCAAATTGGTCTGACCCTGCTGATCGTTGCGGGATTGGCTTCGCAGGTTTGGTCCAGCGACACCGCGACGCCCATTCTCGGACAGAAGGTTGCCGAGTTCACATTGAAGGATGCGCGTGGCAAGCCGTATTCGCTCAGCCAGTTTGCAACGAAGCCCATCGTCGTGCTGGCCGTCTTGGGGACCGAATGTCCGCTCGCCAAGCAGTACGCGATCAAACTGCAAAAGCTGGCCGAGCAGTACGAAGATCGTGGGGTGGTGGTTCTTGCCCTGGATGCCAACCGGCAGGATTCTCTCGTCGAAATCGCGGCGTTCGCCAAAACGAACTCGCTGACGTTCCCCATTCTCAAAGATTTGAATCAGCAGGTGGCCGACGCCATTGGCGCCACCCGAACACCCGAGGTCGTGGTGTTGGATGCGCAGCGCGTGGTGCGTTATCGCGGCCGTGTCGATGATCAATTCGCAGTGGGGGGGAAATCACGTAAGGTGGCCACGCGCGATGACCTGAAAATTGCCCTGGACGAATTGTTGAGCGGCAAGGTGGTCAGCGTTCCCGAAACCTCGGCCATCGGGTGCCTGATCGGTCGGGCTCGTGAAGCGAAAAATGATGCGACCGTGACCTATTCCAATCAGGTCGCTCGTGTCCTGCAGAAGCACTGTGTCGAGTGTCATCGTCCTGGTGAGATCGCGCCGTTCAGCCTGACGGACTATCAGGAAGTCGCGGGCTGGGCCGACATGATGGTGGAAGTCACAAGATCGCAGCAGATGCCTCCGTGGCATGCCTCGCCCGAGTTTGGTCATTTTGCCAATGAGCGGCGGATGGCGCCCGAAGAACTGCAGATCCTGCAGGATTGGGCCGCGGCGGGTGCGCCGGAAGGGAACCCGGCCGACCTCCCCGCTCCGAAAACCTATACCGAAGGCTGGCAGTTGCCACGTCAGCCGGACCACGTTGTCTGGATGTCGGACAAGACCTTCAAAGTTCCGGATACCGGTACCGTCAAGTACCAGTACTTTGCCGTCGATGCTGGTTTTGCGGAAGACAAATGGGTGACCGCCGCGGAAGTCATTCCGGGCAATCGTGCGGTGGTCCACCATGTCATCGTCTTCATGTCGACCGACGACAAGGTTTCTGATGAAGAGCGGCAGTTTGTGACGGCATATGTGCCCGGATTGCGAGTCACGCCGTTGCCCAAGGGGATGGCAAAGCGGGTGCCCAAAGGGGCCAAGTTCATCTTCCAGATGCACTACACTCCGAATGGCGTGGCGACCGAAGACCGGTCCCAAGTCGGTTTGATTTTTGCCGATTCCGCGGATATCCAGTACGAAGTCAAAACGGCCGTCAACGTCAATCGCCGTTTCAAGATCCAGCCGCAACTCGACAATCAAGCGTTCGATTCGCGCGAAGTCACGTTCCCGATTGACGTAAAACTGCTCTCGCTCTCACCGCATATGCACTTGCGAGGCAAATCGTTCCGCTATGAATTGACGCTGCCCGATGGCACCACGGAAACGCTGCTCGACGTACCGCACTATGATTTCAACTGGCAAACGGGATATCGATTAAGCGAGCCGCGGACATTGCCCAAGGGGGCGAAAATCAAAAGCTTCGCCGCATTCGACAACTCGCCAAACAACCTTGCGAATCCTGATCCCTCGAAAACCGTGACCTGGGGCGAGCAGTCCTGGGATGAGATGCTGCTAGGGTATTTCGACATCGCCATCGATCGAAAAACCAGTGACGCCATGGCCCAGACGGCAGCATCCGGAAGCAAACCTCGTGACCCTCAAGAGGTCGTCAAACGTGTCCTGCAGGCCGTCGATAAGAACAAGGACGGCAAGGTCACGCGCGATGAGATCGGACCCACACAAAAGCCGCTCTTCGACAAACTCGACACCGATAAAAACGACATCGTGACGCGCGAAGAAATCCTCAAGGGCCTGCCGGAACTGATGAAGCTGTTTCCGTTGCAGTTGTAA